A DNA window from Pontimonas salivibrio contains the following coding sequences:
- the kdsA gene encoding 3-deoxy-8-phosphooctulonate synthase: MMPTRAPSISITDKIQLGGDRLVIFAGPCAIETEDLTLQVAKDVKAMGERLDIDVVFKASYDKANRTSIGSYRSAGMDEGLRILQRVKDEFEMPVITDVHESGQIPTVAEVADVVQIPAFLCRQTDLLIAAGKSGRAVNIKRGQFMAARDMRFAVQKVQQSGNPNVFLTERGVTFGYHDLIVDMRSFPIMREFAPVVYDVTHSIQQPGAMDGSSGGARWLAAPLAQGAVAVGVDGLFLETHPDPDNALSDGPNMIPTGQLEGILAKLKAIWELSR, encoded by the coding sequence ATGATGCCGACTAGAGCACCGTCTATTTCCATCACCGACAAGATTCAACTCGGTGGTGACCGTTTGGTGATTTTTGCGGGGCCGTGCGCAATTGAAACCGAAGACCTCACCCTCCAGGTCGCCAAAGACGTCAAAGCCATGGGTGAGCGGTTGGACATCGATGTCGTGTTTAAAGCCTCCTACGACAAAGCCAACCGCACCTCGATTGGTTCCTACCGCTCGGCCGGCATGGACGAAGGGCTGCGTATTCTCCAGCGGGTCAAAGATGAGTTTGAGATGCCGGTCATTACCGACGTCCACGAAAGCGGTCAAATTCCGACTGTCGCGGAAGTGGCCGACGTCGTGCAAATTCCGGCATTTTTGTGTCGTCAAACGGACCTTCTGATTGCCGCGGGTAAATCTGGCCGCGCGGTGAATATCAAGAGGGGCCAATTTATGGCTGCTCGGGATATGCGCTTTGCGGTGCAGAAAGTGCAACAGTCGGGTAACCCCAATGTGTTCCTCACCGAACGCGGCGTGACGTTTGGCTATCACGACCTCATCGTTGATATGCGTTCGTTCCCCATCATGCGCGAGTTCGCTCCCGTGGTGTACGACGTCACCCACAGCATCCAACAGCCCGGTGCGATGGACGGGAGCTCCGGCGGTGCGCGTTGGCTTGCGGCCCCGTTGGCTCAAGGTGCCGTTGCGGTCGGAGTCGATGGTTTGTTCTTAGAAACTCACCCCGATCCGGATAATGCCCTCAGCGATGGGCCCAACATGATCCCCACTGGTCAGTTGGAGGGTATCCTCGCCAAACTCAAGGCCATTTGGGAACTCTCGCGGTGA
- the kdsB gene encoding 3-deoxy-manno-octulosonate cytidylyltransferase — translation MPEPHVIIPARLASTRFPRKVLADVGGKPMVQRVWERAKDAVGADFVHVTTDSEEVADVARGFGADVTMSSEDARCGTERVAELAGALDASALVNVQADDPFISSALINESISSFFDRGLAVCTPIFRISLEDGQTPHIVKVARSHSGRALYFSRAVIPHDRDGAEPDAELWGHVGLYVYSPEAVEAFASFGESELEKREKLEQLRFLENDIPIATFVTDYRPRAVDVPEDLERMLKDGVND, via the coding sequence GTGCCAGAGCCCCACGTCATTATTCCAGCACGGCTGGCCTCTACGCGTTTCCCCCGCAAAGTTCTTGCCGATGTCGGTGGAAAACCTATGGTTCAGCGGGTTTGGGAGAGAGCCAAAGACGCTGTGGGTGCGGACTTCGTCCACGTCACCACCGACTCCGAAGAAGTGGCAGACGTTGCCAGAGGGTTCGGCGCCGACGTCACAATGTCCTCAGAGGACGCGCGCTGTGGGACAGAGCGGGTGGCCGAACTTGCGGGCGCACTCGATGCGTCGGCGTTAGTCAATGTCCAAGCTGACGACCCTTTTATTTCCTCGGCCCTCATTAATGAGTCCATCAGTTCCTTTTTCGATCGGGGGCTAGCCGTGTGCACTCCGATCTTTCGAATTTCGCTCGAGGACGGCCAGACTCCGCACATTGTGAAAGTTGCTCGATCACATTCGGGTCGAGCCCTGTATTTTTCCCGGGCTGTCATTCCTCACGATCGTGACGGCGCCGAACCTGACGCTGAACTGTGGGGCCACGTCGGACTGTATGTCTATAGCCCTGAAGCGGTGGAAGCTTTTGCGTCCTTTGGAGAGAGCGAGCTCGAGAAGCGCGAAAAGCTCGAACAGCTGCGCTTTCTCGAAAACGACATCCCGATCGCCACTTTTGTGACCGACTATCGTCCCCGCGCCGTCGATGTGCCCGAAGACCTCGAGCGGATGCTGAAAGATGGCGTTAATGACTAA
- a CDS encoding sensor histidine kinase yields MSGSNPTKAAETRSGPPKDFRRRLVFGGLSLILLAGILIGFASTAMVVRQLLTDLDRELISTANRVAASLEQDSALFPGPRSRLERPGFTVGTVIAVVGPEQAQGAVIDSEGVLRAIEPLALRQLVGEEFTPGEPSTYFLGGVVRETRLVAVESAGETDLVVGLQMTNIRKTIAQLQGAIFVITALVIGIAALLGMWALRVGLRPLDRMRQTALEVAGQPLDRGHVDLNQRVPADLARPDREIGQLGVALNQMLDHVDGALKAREHSENALRQFVSDASHELRTPLASIRGYSEITLRHAKDLPEDVGSSLQRIESESIRMTGLVEDLLLLARLDEGASFPKEALDLSLVAGDVVSDAIARAPGHHWELDSPDYPVMVWANKNQLFQVLTNLVQNARVHTPEGTTVKVSLEVGDEHAVVDVIDDGPGIEPDMIGQLFERFRRGDFGRSRKTGSTGLGLAIVKTITDACGGSVDVWSEPGRTQFRVQLPLFRGDLEGHHGD; encoded by the coding sequence GTGAGCGGAAGCAACCCCACCAAGGCGGCTGAAACCCGCAGTGGCCCACCAAAAGATTTCCGCAGACGCCTCGTCTTTGGGGGCCTTTCGCTGATTCTTCTGGCCGGCATCCTCATCGGGTTTGCCAGCACAGCGATGGTTGTGAGGCAACTACTGACCGATCTTGATCGTGAGCTCATTTCGACGGCGAACCGTGTCGCGGCCTCACTCGAGCAAGACTCCGCCTTGTTTCCTGGTCCGCGTTCGCGACTTGAGCGACCAGGCTTCACTGTGGGGACCGTGATTGCGGTGGTCGGTCCTGAGCAAGCCCAAGGCGCTGTCATCGATTCGGAGGGTGTCCTGCGCGCAATCGAGCCCTTGGCTTTGCGCCAACTCGTGGGAGAAGAGTTCACCCCGGGTGAGCCTTCAACATATTTTCTCGGTGGCGTTGTTCGTGAAACGAGACTTGTCGCCGTCGAGAGTGCCGGTGAGACGGACCTCGTTGTGGGCTTACAAATGACCAACATTAGAAAAACGATTGCCCAACTGCAGGGCGCCATTTTTGTGATCACTGCGCTGGTGATTGGGATTGCCGCGCTGTTGGGAATGTGGGCTTTGCGCGTGGGGCTGAGGCCGCTTGATCGGATGCGACAAACCGCGCTCGAGGTTGCTGGCCAGCCGTTGGACCGTGGCCACGTCGACCTCAACCAACGGGTGCCGGCGGATCTGGCCAGGCCCGATCGAGAAATCGGCCAACTGGGCGTGGCACTTAATCAGATGTTGGACCACGTCGATGGTGCTCTGAAAGCGAGAGAACACTCCGAAAATGCTCTTCGCCAGTTTGTGTCTGATGCCAGTCACGAATTGCGCACACCGCTCGCGTCAATTAGGGGGTATTCAGAAATCACCCTCCGTCACGCGAAGGACCTTCCCGAAGATGTGGGTAGCTCGCTGCAGCGAATCGAATCCGAATCGATTCGGATGACGGGATTGGTCGAAGACCTTCTCTTGTTGGCCCGCCTTGATGAAGGGGCCAGCTTCCCGAAAGAAGCACTGGACCTCTCCCTCGTAGCGGGGGATGTGGTGAGTGATGCGATTGCGAGAGCTCCCGGTCACCACTGGGAGCTGGACTCTCCCGACTACCCCGTAATGGTGTGGGCGAATAAGAACCAACTCTTCCAAGTACTCACCAATCTTGTCCAAAACGCCAGGGTCCACACCCCGGAGGGCACGACCGTCAAAGTCTCACTAGAGGTGGGCGATGAGCACGCCGTGGTCGATGTCATTGATGATGGCCCGGGGATTGAACCGGACATGATCGGTCAGCTTTTTGAGCGCTTCAGGCGCGGTGATTTTGGACGCTCGAGAAAAACCGGAAGCACCGGTTTGGGCCTCGCCATTGTGAAGACCATTACCGACGCCTGTGGCGGTTCAGTCGATGTCTGGTCAGAACCAGGGCGCACCCAATTTCGTGTTCAACTCCCCCTCTTTCGTGGGGATCTGGAGGGACACCACGGGGACTGA
- a CDS encoding glycosyltransferase family 29 protein, whose translation MVKPFPWTEKTISLVGNASSVWQGQFGEQIDRAECVIRINQGAFIELRPQSTGVRTDVLLMSLSGYAWDKAWMYSRGRMRAGTVVAMTPKARTFFGIDLKHLIPVYPVEWHRELHELLGARPSTGAMAVDLLRRTVADVSQISVYGFDFWGSPTTYTGIIKAAPHDPVAEEEFVRSAVAPGRVFQVATGGDDG comes from the coding sequence GTGGTGAAGCCGTTTCCGTGGACTGAGAAGACCATTTCGTTGGTGGGCAATGCCTCCAGCGTGTGGCAGGGACAGTTCGGTGAACAGATTGATCGCGCGGAGTGTGTGATTCGAATCAACCAGGGAGCTTTCATCGAGCTTCGCCCTCAATCGACCGGGGTGCGCACTGACGTGTTACTCATGTCGCTCTCGGGTTACGCCTGGGATAAGGCGTGGATGTATAGCAGGGGCCGCATGAGGGCGGGCACCGTGGTGGCAATGACGCCTAAAGCGAGAACCTTTTTCGGTATTGACCTCAAACATCTCATTCCGGTGTACCCGGTGGAATGGCACCGAGAACTTCACGAGTTATTGGGTGCGAGGCCCTCAACGGGCGCGATGGCCGTCGACCTATTGCGTCGAACCGTCGCCGACGTGTCACAAATTAGTGTGTACGGGTTCGATTTTTGGGGTTCACCGACGACCTATACCGGGATTATCAAAGCGGCACCCCACGACCCGGTTGCTGAAGAAGAATTTGTCCGATCGGCCGTGGCACCCGGTCGAGTGTTCCAAGTCGCCACCGGAGGCGATGATGGCTAA
- a CDS encoding KdsC family phosphatase produces MSALDIASFQAVRLVVLDIDGVLSDGTVSIDDEDKHRRVFDIKDGLGVVRLVQSERDVVVISSSASTAGVERLRRLGIDPVHVGVSRKIDVLEAEVAKRGMDWSVVAYMGDDLPDIDCLEKAGVAVAPADAVAAVKKVANYVTTARGGRGAVRELSDLIVDGAWPGE; encoded by the coding sequence GTGAGCGCCCTCGATATCGCCTCCTTCCAGGCGGTTCGCCTGGTGGTTCTCGATATCGACGGAGTCTTAAGTGATGGCACCGTGTCCATTGACGATGAGGACAAGCACCGTCGGGTCTTCGACATCAAAGACGGCCTCGGTGTGGTGAGGCTTGTTCAATCTGAGCGGGATGTGGTGGTGATTTCTTCTTCTGCCTCAACGGCGGGAGTGGAACGCTTACGCCGACTGGGAATTGACCCCGTCCACGTGGGAGTGTCCCGAAAAATTGACGTGTTAGAAGCTGAAGTGGCAAAGCGGGGCATGGACTGGTCTGTTGTGGCATACATGGGTGATGATTTGCCGGATATTGACTGTCTTGAAAAAGCAGGAGTGGCAGTCGCCCCGGCTGATGCGGTTGCTGCGGTCAAGAAGGTGGCGAACTATGTCACGACAGCTCGTGGCGGCAGAGGAGCGGTTCGGGAACTCTCTGACCTCATTGTTGACGGCGCCTGGCCGGGGGAGTAA
- a CDS encoding KpsF/GutQ family sugar-phosphate isomerase, translated as MTNDALVARAREVLETERAALDAVAARCAEQVAAAARLILEREPADVILTGAGKSGHIAHKLAATMSSVGTRSHYYLTSEMFHGDLGSVDRAGAIILLSKSGSGADLAQLVDFASRRNIALIGIVGDRHSPIVSKLDVFIDASVQREADPEGFVPTSSTTVALALGDALAVCLMEARGFTSADFAQFHPNGALGARLNRTVADIMAGENEIPSLNPEHSVRDLAIEMSKHPTGLAVVRDDSNHLLGVVSDGDLRRALTEVSDLSGVTVGEVMTTQPTTIGPEALLAHALSVMEGHQPGAISALPVVSDDVVKGVVTIHQLHREIPA; from the coding sequence ATGACTAATGACGCGCTGGTAGCCAGAGCCCGAGAGGTCTTAGAGACCGAACGGGCAGCTCTTGACGCCGTCGCGGCTCGTTGTGCGGAGCAGGTCGCCGCTGCGGCCCGGCTCATCCTGGAGCGAGAACCCGCAGACGTCATCCTGACCGGTGCGGGTAAATCCGGACACATCGCCCACAAACTCGCGGCAACCATGAGCAGTGTGGGAACACGCAGCCACTACTACCTCACTTCAGAAATGTTTCACGGCGACCTGGGTTCCGTGGATCGGGCAGGAGCCATCATCTTGCTCTCTAAGAGCGGTTCGGGTGCTGATCTCGCTCAGTTGGTCGATTTTGCAAGCAGGAGAAACATCGCACTCATTGGAATTGTGGGAGATCGCCACAGCCCCATCGTGTCGAAACTGGATGTGTTTATTGACGCGTCCGTGCAAAGAGAAGCAGATCCCGAAGGGTTCGTGCCGACATCGTCGACCACTGTTGCCCTCGCACTGGGTGACGCGCTCGCGGTGTGTTTGATGGAAGCCAGAGGCTTTACCAGTGCCGACTTCGCACAGTTCCACCCGAATGGGGCACTAGGCGCACGACTTAATCGCACCGTGGCCGACATCATGGCCGGTGAGAATGAAATCCCCAGCCTGAACCCTGAGCACAGTGTGCGCGACTTGGCCATTGAAATGAGTAAGCACCCGACCGGCCTTGCCGTGGTGCGAGACGACTCCAATCACCTGCTTGGTGTGGTCAGTGACGGTGACCTCCGTCGCGCACTCACTGAAGTGAGCGACCTCTCCGGCGTGACGGTGGGCGAAGTGATGACCACACAACCCACCACCATTGGACCGGAGGCCCTGTTGGCCCACGCCCTGTCGGTCATGGAGGGCCACCAGCCCGGAGCTATTTCTGCCCTCCCCGTCGTCAGTGATGACGTGGTGAAAGGTGTTGTGACAATCCACCAACTACACAGAGAGATCCCCGCATGA
- a CDS encoding response regulator transcription factor: MNAEDHAAASTSSAPSIRVLVVDDEEPLADLVAMALRHEGWVASVAYTAKDALRLHHENPHDIAVLDIMLPDGDGLSLMKQLRESDSQLPVLFLTAKDAVDDRVQGLTLGGDDYVTKPFSLEELVARLRGILRRVGQETTDDAHIVRVGDLSLNEDSYEVYRGDTPIELTSTEFELLRYLMNNPRRVLSKAHILDRVWSYDFGGKPSIVEIYISYLRKKIDTLGPPLIHTVRGVGYMIKAADS, encoded by the coding sequence ATGAACGCTGAAGACCACGCCGCTGCCTCAACAAGCTCCGCCCCCAGTATCCGAGTGCTCGTTGTCGATGATGAAGAACCCTTAGCCGACCTGGTTGCTATGGCCCTTCGTCACGAAGGCTGGGTCGCCTCGGTGGCCTATACGGCGAAAGACGCCCTCCGGCTTCACCATGAAAACCCCCACGACATTGCCGTGTTGGACATCATGCTTCCCGACGGTGACGGTTTATCGCTGATGAAACAGTTGCGCGAGAGCGATTCCCAGCTCCCGGTGTTGTTTCTCACCGCGAAAGACGCCGTTGATGACCGCGTCCAAGGCCTCACACTGGGAGGCGACGACTATGTCACCAAACCTTTCAGTTTGGAAGAACTTGTCGCAAGGCTCCGAGGAATTTTGCGGCGGGTGGGTCAAGAGACCACAGATGACGCCCACATTGTCCGGGTGGGAGATTTGAGTTTGAACGAAGACAGTTACGAGGTCTATCGCGGTGATACTCCCATCGAGTTGACGTCGACCGAATTTGAACTCCTGCGCTATTTAATGAACAACCCCCGCCGGGTCCTCTCCAAAGCCCACATCCTGGATCGGGTGTGGAGCTACGACTTTGGTGGCAAGCCGAGCATTGTCGAAATTTACATTTCCTACCTTCGTAAAAAAATTGACACCCTGGGCCCACCCCTCATCCACACCGTTCGCGGTGTGGGTTACATGATTAAAGCCGCCGATTCGTGA
- a CDS encoding thiamine pyrophosphate-dependent enzyme, producing the protein MPLSKDTLSLLAPDGSVVQGEAHDRYWHVIDALDEQTLQLMYSTMAITRALDYEAGTLQRQGQMALWVPAIGQEACQVGSALASKPQDSIFPAYREHSVARLRGVSMLQIIRMLRGVTHGGWDPETHNNFRLYTLVIGSHTLHATGYAMGISLDGDVATGDPSRDEATMVYFGDGATSQGDTHEAMVFAQSYQAPVLFFLQNNHWAISTPVRVQSRTPLFHRAAGYGLPSKQIDGNDVLISYAVTQQMLDDARSGAGPQFIEALTYRIGAHTTSDDPTKYRDDDELAFWTARDPIARFRAYLEGKGTPGSFFTEVDQQAADEVSDLRKDVLALEPPPSTNIFAHVYSGEHKPLEAQAAWLEEFEGSFVQKGDGQ; encoded by the coding sequence ATGCCTCTCTCGAAGGACACCCTTTCCCTCCTCGCCCCTGATGGCAGTGTGGTGCAGGGTGAGGCCCACGATCGCTACTGGCACGTCATCGACGCGTTGGACGAACAAACACTCCAGTTGATGTATTCGACCATGGCCATCACCCGCGCGTTGGACTATGAAGCAGGGACGCTTCAACGCCAAGGTCAAATGGCGCTGTGGGTGCCGGCTATCGGCCAGGAGGCCTGCCAGGTCGGTTCTGCTCTGGCCAGTAAACCTCAAGACAGCATTTTTCCCGCCTACCGGGAACATTCGGTGGCGCGGCTGCGTGGGGTATCGATGCTACAAATCATTCGCATGCTTCGCGGGGTCACACACGGAGGCTGGGACCCGGAAACGCACAACAATTTCCGCCTCTATACATTGGTGATTGGTTCTCACACCCTCCACGCCACCGGCTACGCGATGGGCATCTCGCTGGACGGAGATGTTGCCACCGGTGACCCCTCCCGCGATGAAGCCACCATGGTGTATTTCGGTGACGGGGCTACCAGCCAGGGCGATACCCACGAGGCAATGGTTTTTGCTCAGAGCTACCAGGCGCCTGTGCTGTTTTTCTTGCAAAACAACCACTGGGCCATTTCCACTCCGGTTCGAGTCCAGTCGCGAACACCGTTGTTCCACCGCGCTGCGGGTTATGGCTTGCCGAGCAAGCAAATTGACGGCAATGACGTGTTGATCAGTTACGCCGTGACCCAGCAGATGCTCGATGATGCTCGATCAGGTGCGGGTCCGCAATTTATTGAAGCGCTGACTTACCGAATTGGCGCTCACACCACCAGTGATGACCCGACGAAGTATCGCGACGACGACGAGTTAGCATTTTGGACCGCCCGCGACCCAATCGCCCGTTTTCGCGCCTATTTGGAGGGCAAAGGCACCCCCGGGTCATTTTTCACCGAGGTCGACCAGCAGGCAGCTGACGAGGTCAGCGACCTGCGAAAAGACGTGTTGGCGCTCGAGCCACCACCGAGCACAAACATTTTCGCCCACGTGTATTCGGGTGAGCATAAACCCCTCGAGGCTCAGGCGGCGTGGTTGGAAGAATTCGAAGGTTCGTTTGTGCAGAAGGGTGATGGCCAGTGA
- the purB gene encoding adenylosuccinate lyase, with protein sequence MSSSLISPLSPLDGRYSHLVADLADVFSEHALNRTRLEVEIAWFITLTDHGVGDASALEAKTKESLRALVNQFDSAEGAVLKAIEDTTQHDVKAVEYYLREKLVALGLGHLQELTHFAATSEDINNLSYALMVKRSVHTVWLPAAQQVHKELVRLARAWRSVPMLAKTHGQPATPTTFGKEIAVFAHRLAGQLARVEARHFPGKFNGATGTYSAHEAAWPQANWPAISQSFVEGLGLTWNPLTTQIEPHDGQVELFQALQQSGRVAHNLCTDIWSYISMGYLRQIPVAGTTGSSTMPHKINPIRFENAEANLEVASGLFDTLAQTLSTSRLQRDLTDSSMQRTIGMALGHQMVAWKNILRGLGEVDIDADTMAADLEANHEVLAEAIQSVIRAEIVQGHSQIDDPYDVVKGLTRGVRVTPETFHAFIESLDISAGAKTRLLALTPHTYVGLADSLVDYLED encoded by the coding sequence GTGTCATCTTCTCTCATTTCACCCCTGTCGCCGCTCGATGGTCGCTACTCCCACCTAGTCGCCGACCTTGCTGACGTCTTCAGCGAGCACGCCCTGAACCGCACCCGGCTCGAAGTCGAAATCGCATGGTTCATCACCCTCACCGATCACGGCGTCGGTGATGCTTCCGCGCTGGAGGCTAAAACCAAGGAGTCGCTTCGCGCCCTAGTGAACCAATTCGACTCGGCCGAGGGTGCTGTCCTGAAAGCCATCGAAGACACCACCCAACACGACGTCAAAGCTGTCGAGTATTACCTTCGTGAAAAGCTCGTCGCGTTGGGGCTTGGCCATCTTCAAGAACTGACCCACTTTGCCGCCACCAGTGAAGACATCAACAACCTCTCCTATGCACTGATGGTGAAGCGCAGTGTGCACACGGTGTGGCTTCCCGCCGCACAACAGGTCCACAAAGAATTGGTTCGCTTAGCTCGCGCGTGGCGGAGTGTTCCCATGCTCGCAAAAACCCACGGCCAGCCCGCGACACCCACCACTTTTGGGAAAGAAATTGCGGTGTTCGCGCACCGACTGGCCGGACAACTTGCCCGGGTGGAGGCGCGCCACTTCCCCGGCAAATTTAATGGGGCAACCGGCACCTACTCAGCCCACGAAGCGGCGTGGCCACAGGCCAACTGGCCCGCGATCTCCCAGTCCTTCGTCGAAGGTTTGGGGTTGACGTGGAACCCCCTAACTACCCAAATCGAGCCACACGACGGGCAAGTAGAACTTTTTCAAGCCCTGCAGCAATCCGGCCGCGTCGCCCACAACCTGTGCACGGACATTTGGAGCTACATCTCCATGGGCTACCTGCGACAAATCCCGGTCGCCGGAACAACTGGCTCGTCCACCATGCCCCACAAAATCAACCCCATCCGTTTTGAAAACGCCGAAGCAAACCTCGAAGTGGCGAGCGGGCTCTTCGACACGCTTGCCCAAACCCTCTCGACCTCAAGGCTGCAGCGCGACCTGACCGATTCGAGCATGCAACGCACCATCGGAATGGCTCTCGGCCACCAGATGGTCGCCTGGAAAAACATCTTGCGTGGCTTAGGCGAAGTGGACATCGACGCCGACACGATGGCAGCTGACTTAGAGGCAAACCACGAAGTTCTTGCCGAAGCAATCCAGAGCGTCATTCGTGCGGAAATCGTTCAAGGACACTCGCAGATTGATGACCCCTACGACGTGGTCAAAGGCCTCACCCGCGGGGTGAGGGTGACCCCTGAGACATTTCACGCCTTCATTGAGTCACTGGATATCAGCGCTGGCGCGAAAACCCGACTTCTCGCGCTCACCCCCCACACGTATGTGGGACTGGCCGATTCCCTCGTGGACTACTTAGAGGACTAG
- a CDS encoding polysaccharide pyruvyl transferase family protein: MAQHRGTIVVLNDTAAIPHYGCKVVMMRIVDVVAAAGFDVKTVSVYSTWRVHTKLIDQAAAVIVNGEGTLHHSAQRAQALVAVAPYCKERGIPVFLINSVWQDNNSEMAHQAEDFLLRFVRESRSEAQFVAAGLTAKTVPDLTLGWDYRSATPLPERSGRVYTDAVGMPATDLLYRLFREDPGSRYVTMTPPRGHRGDYSDQDFERLAAPFNDTFPITLRLRLRQIFKRALLIRGKTKNAVRRMRGHLEMVPLDGFMGALESAELVVTGRFHGVCLCLLTGTPFLALTSNSHKVEGMLEDAGLSHRIVRPADARAVLAHPPEWSEEDAKKAKAFVQKARRGQKAMFDKILAMAKTESS, from the coding sequence GTGGCGCAACACCGAGGCACCATTGTGGTGTTAAACGACACGGCAGCAATCCCCCACTACGGCTGCAAGGTCGTGATGATGCGCATCGTGGATGTTGTCGCCGCTGCCGGCTTCGACGTGAAAACGGTGTCGGTGTATTCCACCTGGCGGGTCCACACCAAACTGATTGATCAGGCGGCAGCGGTAATCGTTAATGGCGAGGGAACCCTGCACCATTCAGCTCAGCGGGCCCAAGCGCTGGTCGCTGTTGCGCCTTACTGCAAAGAACGCGGCATTCCGGTCTTCCTCATTAATTCTGTGTGGCAGGACAACAACTCCGAGATGGCCCATCAGGCGGAAGATTTTCTGTTGCGTTTTGTGCGCGAGTCGCGCAGTGAGGCACAGTTTGTTGCCGCGGGCCTCACAGCAAAGACCGTTCCGGACTTGACACTTGGGTGGGATTACCGCTCAGCCACACCGTTACCGGAGCGCTCCGGTCGGGTGTATACCGACGCTGTGGGGATGCCGGCCACCGATTTGCTCTACCGCTTATTCCGTGAAGATCCCGGTTCTCGTTACGTGACGATGACGCCACCGCGGGGACACCGCGGTGACTATTCTGATCAAGACTTTGAGCGCCTCGCTGCTCCATTCAATGACACATTCCCCATCACGCTGCGCCTTCGTCTGCGCCAAATCTTTAAGAGAGCGCTGCTCATTCGGGGGAAAACTAAGAATGCGGTGCGCCGCATGAGGGGACACTTGGAGATGGTTCCCCTGGACGGCTTCATGGGGGCTTTGGAGTCTGCCGAGCTGGTCGTGACGGGTCGTTTCCATGGAGTGTGCTTGTGTCTGCTGACGGGCACTCCTTTCCTCGCGTTGACATCCAATAGCCACAAAGTCGAGGGAATGCTCGAAGACGCTGGCCTCTCCCACAGAATTGTTCGCCCCGCAGATGCCCGGGCGGTCCTCGCGCACCCGCCCGAATGGTCCGAAGAGGACGCGAAAAAAGCGAAAGCGTTTGTGCAGAAGGCCCGCCGGGGCCAAAAGGCCATGTTTGACAAGATCTTGGCGATGGCGAAAACCGAATCCTCGTGA
- a CDS encoding phage holin family protein, producing MLRFVMRTLVTALALGVAVWAVPGLEMTSYSESETEIFIGAPSMETALTYLLVAMVFGVINAIVGNTIRIVAFPLYILTLGLIALLVNGLMLLIVHQFSQWIGFGLFVDDLWTGVLGALVLSITSWIIGLFFRPLLRRR from the coding sequence ATGTTGAGATTTGTCATGCGCACCCTCGTCACAGCGCTCGCGTTGGGAGTTGCCGTCTGGGCCGTTCCCGGCTTAGAGATGACTTCCTACTCTGAATCCGAAACGGAAATCTTTATTGGCGCCCCGAGTATGGAGACGGCTCTCACCTACCTGCTGGTCGCCATGGTGTTTGGTGTCATTAATGCCATCGTGGGCAACACCATCAGAATTGTCGCTTTCCCCCTCTACATACTCACCCTCGGACTGATCGCCCTGCTGGTCAACGGGCTCATGCTGTTGATCGTCCACCAGTTTTCCCAGTGGATTGGTTTTGGACTCTTTGTCGACGACCTGTGGACGGGAGTTCTTGGCGCGCTGGTATTGAGCATCACCAGTTGGATTATTGGGTTGTTTTTTCGCCCGCTGCTTCGCCGCCGCTGA
- a CDS encoding glycosyltransferase family 29 protein has product MMANPGVFPWHEKTVALVGSAESLLSSDFGPDIDSHDIVVRINQGAFAALQPESTGLRTDYVFLTLTGGTIRAKAMFLWKAKRSARRGVVLMSQKGRSLFGIDLAGFFLHYPASWQDALITQLGHRPSTGAMAVDLLTRTLASPEQLDLYGFDFFRTPDIAHGRNRVVAHDPDVERSYILGQVPPERFHASPEVN; this is encoded by the coding sequence ATGATGGCTAACCCGGGTGTGTTTCCGTGGCACGAGAAAACTGTGGCCCTCGTGGGTAGTGCCGAGAGCCTGTTGAGTTCCGATTTCGGGCCCGATATTGATTCCCACGACATTGTGGTGCGCATCAATCAGGGCGCCTTCGCCGCCCTGCAACCAGAGAGCACAGGGCTACGCACCGACTATGTGTTTCTCACTCTGACCGGTGGCACCATTCGCGCAAAGGCCATGTTTTTATGGAAGGCGAAGAGGTCCGCACGCCGCGGTGTGGTCTTGATGTCTCAAAAAGGGCGCAGCCTTTTTGGTATCGATCTCGCGGGCTTCTTTTTGCATTACCCGGCGTCCTGGCAGGATGCGCTCATTACACAGTTGGGCCACCGCCCCTCGACCGGGGCGATGGCCGTCGATCTTCTGACTAGGACGTTGGCGTCACCAGAGCAGCTCGATCTGTATGGCTTTGATTTTTTTCGCACCCCGGATATCGCCCACGGGCGAAACCGGGTGGTGGCACACGACCCTGATGTTGAGAGGTCTTACATCCTGGGCCAGGTTCCACCCGAGCGCTTTCACGCCTCACCCGAGGTGAACTAA